The sequence GGTAGCCGTGGCCCCCAGCGGCAACGCCTCGGCTTTGGCGTCGACCTGCACTTTCACCTGGTAGGTCCGCGTCTGCGGGTCGGCGGCCGGCGACACCTCGCGCACCGTGGCCGGCAGCGCCGTGTCCTGTGCCGACCACAACGCCACCTGCGCAGGCGTACCCACCGGCAGCTGCGCCACATGGCCCTCGGGCACCGCAATCTTCACCTCCCGCGCACCGTCATGGGCCAGCGTCAGCACCGGCTGGCCGGCCGACACCACCTGGCCGGATTCGGCATGCACACGGGTCACCACACCGTCGGCGTCGGCCACCAGGGTGGTGTAGTCATTCTGGTTTTCGGCCAGCACCGCCTGCGCGCGCGCCTGCTTGACCCGTGCGGCAGCGGCGGCCTGGCTGGTGCGTCGCGTATCGACCGCCGAGTCACTGACGAAATTCTGCGCCCGCAAGGCCTTCACCCGTGCCAGCTCGGCCTCTGCCAGCGACAGCTCGGACTGCGCCGCCGCCAGCTGCGCCTGCGCCGCGCTGGCACCCAGGCGCATGTCTTCGGCATCGAGCCGGGCCAGCACCTGCCCCTTCCTGACCACGCTCCCGACGTCCACCGCCCGTGCAACCACCTTGCCACCGACCCGGAAGCCAAGCTCGGTGGCATGGCGCGGCACCACCTCGCCAGTAAAGAAACGCCCCACCGACGCCGCGCCGGCCGTTGCCGGCTGCACCAGCACGGTGGGCGGCGGCATCACCTCGCTTTCGGGGGCCGAGCACGCCACCGCCAACAACGCGGCCAACGACGAAATCATTACCGTGCGTCGCATGACGCGCCTCCTTCCGGTGCGGCCGCGAGGCCCTTCAACACCAGGTCAAAATAAGTTTCGAGATAGGCCTGCGGATCCATGTCCGGCACCTGGCAACACACCGCAAACGAATGCCGCCACAAGGCCAGGTGCAGCAGCGGCGCCATCAGGATGTGGGTCACCAACGCGCTGTCGGTCGGGCGAAACACCCCCTTGGCGACGCCGCGGTCGAGCACCGCCTGCATCAACGCCTTGCCGGGCTGGATCACTTCGCGCAGGTAGTACTGCGCCACTTCCGGAAAGTTCTGCGCCTCGGAGGTCATCAGCTTGGGCACGCCGCCAAGTTCAGTGGCGCCGAACAGCGACCACCAGCCGAACAGGTACTCGCGCAGCATGCGCACCGGGTCATCCGCATGCGCCACCAGCAGCTTGCGCCCCTCATCGATGATCGGCACGATGCCCTCGCGAATGACCGCGAGAAACAAGGCCTCCTTGCTATCGAAG comes from Denitromonas sp. and encodes:
- a CDS encoding TetR/AcrR family transcriptional regulator; this translates as MTEQVKKKAPVRRRKEARPQELTAAALSLFVEKGFAATRLDEVAARAGVSKGTLYLYFDSKEALFLAVIREGIVPIIDEGRKLLVAHADDPVRMLREYLFGWWSLFGATELGGVPKLMTSEAQNFPEVAQYYLREVIQPGKALMQAVLDRGVAKGVFRPTDSALVTHILMAPLLHLALWRHSFAVCCQVPDMDPQAYLETYFDLVLKGLAAAPEGGASCDAR
- a CDS encoding efflux RND transporter periplasmic adaptor subunit; this encodes MRRTVMISSLAALLAVACSAPESEVMPPPTVLVQPATAGAASVGRFFTGEVVPRHATELGFRVGGKVVARAVDVGSVVRKGQVLARLDAEDMRLGASAAQAQLAAAQSELSLAEAELARVKALRAQNFVSDSAVDTRRTSQAAAAARVKQARAQAVLAENQNDYTTLVADADGVVTRVHAESGQVVSAGQPVLTLAHDGAREVKIAVPEGHVAQLPVGTPAQVALWSAQDTALPATVREVSPAADPQTRTYQVKVQVDAKAEALPLGATATVALAGDGGAGVVLPLRAVGEHDGRPVVWVFDPAAESVAPVPVSVARFDERGAHIADGIAPGVQVVVAGIHLLRPGQTVRARDMSAAVTLDAKR